The Oncorhynchus nerka isolate Pitt River linkage group LG11, Oner_Uvic_2.0, whole genome shotgun sequence genome includes the window ttctgcagcattgaagggctccaagaacagtggcctcaatcattcttaattggacgaagtttggaaccacagacTCAATTTAgtgctggccgcctggccaaactgagaaatcgggggagaagaggcTTGGTcaagaaggtgaccaagaacccgaaacacactctgacagaggtctagagttcctctgtggagatgggagaaccttccagaacaaccatctctacagcattccaccaatcaggcctatatgacagtggccagacggaagccactcagtaaaaaggcacatgacagccagcttggagtttgccaaaaggcacctgaaggactctcagaccatgagaaacaagattctctggtctgatgaaaccaagattgatctctttggcctaaatgccaagcgtcacgcctggaggaaacctgccatcACCCCTAAGTTGAAACATgatggtggcagtatcatgctgtggagaacgtatttcagtggcagggactgggaaagtagttaggatcgagggaaagatgaacggagcaaagtacagagatccttgatgaaaaccagatTCAGAACGCTCAGGACaccagactggggtgaaggttcaccttctaacaggacaacgaccctaagcacacagccaagacaacgcaggagtggcttcgggacaagtctctcaatgtccttgagtggcccagccagagcctggacattCTGCAGaatatttttggtaccctttctcagcgctctacagacaattccttcgacctcatggcttggttttcgctctgaggtgcactgtcaactgtggaaccttatatagacagatgtgtgcctttcaaaatcatgtccaatcaattgaatttacaggtgttctccaatcaagttgtagaaacatctcaaggatgatcaatggaaacaggatgcacctgagctcaatttcgaatctcctagcaaagggtctgaatacttatgtgaataagtttttttttttttaaatacatttccaaaaatgtcaacctgttttcgctttgtcactatggggtattgtgtgtagattcatgattttattttatttaatacattttagaataaggctgtaatgtaacaaaatgtagaaaaagagaagggttctgaatattttcagaatgcactgtagtcCAGGTAACCGTTCAATTAACTATTGTGTTGTAGATGAGTGAGTGCACACATTTTGCACAAGTTGTCACATAAATATAGAAATGTATGACATTTAACACCCCGCCCCCTGACTGGTCTTTGCCACCCCCTGTCTGATCATACAAGCAAGCCCACAGTGTGTCTGTCAAAAGCCATAGCACAAACACCCACTGGTGTTAGACATACACTAAAGtatgctcgttgaacatctcatttcaaaatcatgggcattaatatggagttggtccccttttgctgctataacagcctccactcttctgggaaggctttccactcaattccattcagccacaagagcattagtgaggacgggcactaatgttgggtgattaggcctggctcgtagtcggagttccaattcatcccaaatgtgttcgatggggttgagattCTTCCACGCCGATCTCGACAAAGAATTTCTGTAAAGTGAGGTCCATTAATTTTGGAAATATGTTCAAGTATTTTCACGCAAAATAGAACAACATGTGATCGTAATTATGTTTTTGTCAAATATATGTTTGGGATTATTGCGGTCTACAAATGATTTATGTTCCGGACCCCTGACCATTCGCTCAAGAAGAAAATCGGCCCGCGGATGAATCTAGTTGCTGATCCCTGCTCTAGGGGTAAATTAGTTCGCTAATTACCACAACTTTAACTATAGCGCATATTACAATGTGAGAACAATAATACATCTACTGATTTTACAGCAACCAACATTTATCTTCCTAGTTCATACTCCATCACAACAATAAAGGCAGTAAAATGACCATGCATCTGTCATTTTGTTTGTGTAGGAACCAAAGTAATTTGAACCAATGTGGTTCCATCACGTTTACGCTCCTCGGTACATTCACGCCATTCGAAACGTTTGTCGATTATAATATAGTGCATATATTTGGCCATTCGTCTATATGCTCACAAATGAAACAGCCTAATTCAACAGATCAGTATGTCTCCAATGCATGTTTCAGAGACATGTCCTGTAGTCCGTCAGTAATCCAACTTCCCGTTCACGTCACCACAGCCCTTTCCGTCCTTTTCTCCCTCCGCGCGCTCTCTTTTCGGTCCACGTGCGGATGTCTTAGATTTTACAATCAAAAAGACCGCAATAAGAGTTTGGACCAAATGGCGGCATCATTCGAGCAGATGAGAGCTAACGTGGGAAAGCTATTACGAGGAATTGATAGGTATGGAGACTTGTTTGATAAATACTAGCTTAGCTAGGCCATTCAGTCTGCTACGTAATGCTAGCAACATGTGATTGTTTGAAATTATGCAGAAAGTTGCTTCTGTTTAATTTATTAGACATATCTAACGACGTGCAGGTGTCACAAACCTTTGGCTTACCTAATGTTACTTGTACACGTTAGCTAGCAAGGTACAACTGCTTGTACCGGTAAACTTTAAGCAAACGTTTAACCGCACAACAACATCCTTTAACAGAACAGCTGGTTGGTTGTAAAGGCAGATTGATTGGCTCCAAccagggtccctggttcgagcctggTAGGtgcgaggggacggactaaagttaaaATTTAACACATGCCCTTACTGTTACAGTGTTTATGATCTCTTTCAGATACAACCCAGAGAACCTGGCAACATTGGAACGCTACGTGGAAACACAAGTTAAAGAAAATGCCTACGACCTAGAGGCCAATTTGGCTATTCTCAAATTGTGAGTCACCCTACCTCTTGACTGTGACTACTGTCACGTTTGTTAGGCTTGTAAAAAATAGTTAACTTATGTAGTTCCATTTTCTTGCTAGGTGGTAGgtagcccttgatcatgactctcagttccattacacaAGAGTCATTGGACAAAGGCTTCTTCTGTACAGGGGAGTTTTGTTAAAAAGAGCCCCTGCGCTCAATAAGAAAATGAGCAGGCGTCGCTTGCGTCACggttttggaagcataaggaACGTATCTTTCATATCAAAAAGAAATAATTTTCAAAAACCAAAATGTTAAATTGATACACCTTGATAGGGTTCCCACACGATCATATCTCCATATAACATTGCGTGTTTTCACAAGACAGAGGTtgaccacctgtgctaattagctatctagtaGTGATGTAACGGTACACTGATTATCATAAGTAGCCGGTTCAAATATTTAAGATGCGAGTGCATCAGTCTGCGGGAGCCCAAATCGATCCAAATGGAACATCCATCGGCAAGAAACCCGactcaaataaaaaaaaatgccTTATTCCCAAAATCCTTGAATCTGTTGTGACTGATTTGCTGCGTCCTCTCCTTCAACCTATCAAACTGTTACGCATGTATGAAATTGATCTTACAAGGCAGATAACTGTGTACAGTGCGAGAGACGCAGCTGCTCGCGACAATGAGCTGGTTTTACACTGTGCTAATATTCGTAGACTACATCTCCGAGTCACCTTCAGTGTTCATATTTTTGTAAAAAGGCTTTTCGCAATATTAAATCATAAGCTTTATTAATTTGACAACTAATGTAGTTTTCTGGGTCGTTGTTACCAAATAAGCTGTAGAAAATAGTGATTTCCCAGTGGCTGTGTAGGGTAAAGGAGTGGACACAACTGCTCACGCATCTAACTGCTGCTTGGGGCTTTTCGATTGCCAGGTTCACCGTACGAAATATTGAAACAGTCAGTGCATTTTGGGTTAATTTTTACAGGAACAGTGGTAGATGCTCGGTCTGCGTTATGGCTCGGCTCACACACTACAtcattcacacacaaacacacagggccTCTCAGAGGAGTCAGGTCAGAGATCTAATTCCTGAGCTCCGTATTAATTTAGAATGGAAAATGAAAGTGTTTATGCAACATTTGTTAGTGCATCGCTTCCCGTTCCACTTATCAAATCTCACAGAATCGGTTCAAACCTAGTATCGTTCCTGTGTCGGAGCGCATGTATTTAGATGTGTATTGAATCATGCTTGTAAGGAGAGATGCACATCCCTACTATCTAGCATGCTCCCAACACCTGTGTGTAACTGAAGAAGTCTGGCAGAAATGTTTTGTAACTGAAAAATAATGTTGGCTGCTACTGTGATAAAGTAgcttaatcaccctgtcgtctcagattttgaaatgatgctttacagtgaAAACAATACAAGCGTTTTAAGTTTATCGATATACTAGCAAAACATGTACACCTAgcggcaggtaacttggtcacgaaaatcagaaaagcaatcaaatgaatcgtttacctttgagcttcgggtgttttcactcacgagactcccagttagacagcagatgttccataaagatatttttatatccaaatacctctgtTAGTTTGATGCGTTATTCctaggaatccaccggaaataacggtcacgacaacgcagacaaaaattccaaattatatccataatatcgacaaacatggcgaacgttttttataatcaatcctcaaggtgtttttcatatctattcgataatatatcaaccgggacagttggcttttcactaggaatCTTGTTGACATCCCGTTCAATGGGCGATAGGAatgcatagaaagacaggggtttcaaaataagtcacttcctgattggatttttctcaggatttcgcctgcaatatcagttctgttatactcacagacaatatttttacagttttggaaactttagagtttttttctatcctaagctgtcaattatatgcatattctagcctctggtcctgagaaataggcagtttactttgggaatgttatttttccaataataaaaatagtgccccctagcttcaagaggcagtgtacagtaagtgtgtattttagcatttgtgaaattattttgatgtgatatgaagGTATATGGCTTTGTTTCTAGAACCGTATCGTAATTGAGAACTGATTCACATGTAGATGGCATATTTTGCTTTTttggctgccagagccagtctaaCTATGATTCTTGGGCTAGCAGAACACCACTCATGGCTATATCAGTAAGAGATGCTGTTCTTGTTCCTGCAGGTACCAGTTCAACCCTGCCTACTTCCAGGTCACAGTGACGTCGCAGATTCTGCTCAAGGCCCTGACCAACTTACCACACACAGACTTTACTCTGTGCAAGTGCATGATTGACCAGACACACGTATCCTTTTGGAGCTCAGTATAATCCTGCAACAAGTACAATTTGTCCACTTCTGTACTCCCTGACATTAAACATTGACAATCGTTTAGGCTTGGGcagtgttttatttaactaggcaagtcggttaagaacaaattgatatttacaatgacggtctaggaacagtgggttaaggtATACTGTATTCCCAGAGTATTTGGAAATGCCTACGGTATGTTTTTTTCCAATGCTGTTAACTAtttattttgaaatgttttattttaatatttgtaggtactttttaagtaaatactttcggtcaacttgtgcaatacgttaggagataaagaATGTTCTTCATTTCAACTGTCAAGTTTTAATTATGAAACTTACCGGTAGTCCCCAGTCGTGGTTTTTGTTTTACAATTACACAATGATGAGGGACCGGAGCCTTGTGAGTTAATTGCTGTTGTACAGCACGCGATAGCTGATCTAgttacagtatggaattcacaactaCATGTTTGCTTGCTAGATATCTTAACTATTAAGTTAACTATCTAAAATGTGCTAAATGTTCTAGTTGTGCATTTGGTTAATTAACCTGGGCTTCCGAGTTGCGCAGCGGTCTACGGCACTGCATCtccgtgctagaggcgtcactacagaccatggttcgattccaggctgtatcacagccggccatgattgggagtccaaaagggcggtgcacaattggcccagcgtcgtccgatgtaaataagaatttgttctcaacagatttgcctagttaaatgaggTTAAATAAATTCAATATAAAAAAAGCTAGTTAGCTAAGTGGATTTTGTTTGGTAACCGCAGataatcccctcctggatcaagagcctTGTTGTCAATATTTGTTTTGTGCTTGCAAAAAACTAGCTTTTTTTGTTGCTTGTATAACTTTGAGTTGGGATGTCTGTCCTGCAAATACTTTAGATCAGAGACTGTTCCAAGATGGCATCGCTCTGGGATGTCTGTCTTGATTGTCTTGTCCCGTGTGTATGTATTTATAATCTCAatttccatctacggactgaacatacactcctgcaacccgcctcacacAATGTGGTACGGGTCTGCTATTTTTATACTTGAGAACCGGAACCCCCCCCCttcagaagctaactagcttggtttctcaaatgactgcctcgcctggttcaccaactacttctgagttcagtgtgtcaaatcggagggcctgttgtccagacctctggcagtctatgtgggtgccacagggttcaattctcaggctgactctcttctctgtatatatcaatgatgtcgctcttgctgctggtgattctctgctccacctctatgcaaacgacaccattctgtatacttctggcccttctttggacactgtgctaacaaacctccaaacaagcttcagcaccatacaacactccttccttggcctccaactgcttttaaatgctagtaaaactaagtgcatgctctacaaccgatcgctgcccgcaccctcctgcccgactagtatcactactctagaatatgtggacaactaccaaTACCTAGGTGTCTAGTTGGACTGTAAACTCCTTCCTGACactcattaagcatctccaatccaaaattaaatctagaatcagattcctatttcgcaacgaagcctccttcactcatgctggcaaacatatcctcgtaaaactgactatcctgccgatccttgacttcggcaatgtcatttacaaaatagcctccgacagacactctactcagcaaattgaatgcagtctatcacagtgccatctgttttgtcactatagccccatatactacccaccactgctggccctcactacatatccgttgccaaacccactggctccaggtcatctataagtctttgctaggtaaagtcccgccttatctcaactcagatatattgcactggtcaaccccaaagccaacacttcctttggccgcctttccttccagttctctgctgccattgactggaacgaattgcaaaaatctctgaagctggagtcttatctccctctaactttaagcatcatctgtcagagcagtataccgataactgtacctgtacacagccaatctgtaaatggcacacccgactacctcatccccatattattacttaccctcttgctcttttgcaccccagtacatcgatcactccagtattaatgatCAATTGTGATTATTTTGCctctggcctatttattgcctacctccctactcttttacatttgcacacactgtacatagatattTCTAATtttcttttctattgtgttatcgactatgtttgtgtaactcttttttgtcgcactgctttgctttatcttggtcaggttgcagttgtaaatgagaacttgttttcaactggcctacctggttaaataaaggtgaaatatgtaTGTGTAATGTATTTTTTTAAGTATAAAATGTTTGCAAAGCACTCATTAGCGTTATCTATGGGATATTACATGTACTTGTTATCATTGCTATCCTCCCGATTACAAAGGCTCATTGGGGTTTGAAAATAGCACCCCTTGTGTTCAGTGCTGGTATTAGAGAATGCCTGGTATTGCTCAAGGTCAATATGAAAGTATGGCAATTTGTATACCTCCCAAACCTATAATTTGTTTTGATTGATTTCTGGGGTTTGTGTTCGAGTAATGGTGTGGACATTAGTCTTATGTGGCCAGTTTGCGCTTTCCTTGACTAGCGTGAAGCAGCAGGAGGAGCGCCCCATTAGGCAAATCCTGTACCTGGGGAACCTCCTGGAGACCTGCCATTTCCAATCCTTTTGGGTATACACAATACATATCACTTTTTGTTACACCAGCCTTTTGCCCTGCTCATTTCACTCAACTTTCCAGTCATTGTTAGATCATTTTTGGGATCATATccttttatctttatttaactaggcaagtcagttaagaacaaattgaaaatatgaatgactgcctaggaacagcctgttcaggggcggaacaacagattcgtaccttgtcagcttggggatttgaactggcaacctttcggttactagctaaccactaggctaccctgccgccccatggagCAGTTCCAATCAGAACGTTGAGGTTCAAGCATGACAGTACATTGTGACTTGAACTGGAAATGGATGGCTGTGCTAATAGACAACCCCTATCCTGACTTCATTACATCTATATGAAATGTGACCTCCAGTTCTGATTGTATGGTACTCATTCCTTTGTCTGTCACTCAGTCCAgtctggaggagaacagggaATTCATTGACGGCATCACAGGCTTTGAGGACTCCGTGCGCAAGTGTGAGTAGAATATTTGGAAATCAAGTTTAGTTGCAGACTGCATAATATTGCAATTAACGTGATGATGGCTTGTTTAACTGCTGCTCTCTCCACAGTCATCTGCCATGTGGTTGGAATCACATACCAGAACATTGAGCATCGACTTCTGGCTGAGATGCTGGGTGACCCCCTTGGTAAGGTCATTCAtttcaaatgtatatattttgGAGAGTGCTGTCCTATTGATTTCCTTTCTTTGTGACTACAGTGTTAATGATCTAAGTCATATCCCACTTCCCCCTGCTCAGTTGACTTCCTGATccccatacagacacacaggtTAAGGTGTGGATGAGCAAGTACGGGTGGACGGAGAACGAGGAAGGGCAGATCTTCGTCTTTAACCAGGAGGAGAGTGTAAAGCCCAAGAACATTGTTGAAAAGATTGACTTTGAGAGTGAGTGTTTCCTTGTCTTGTTTGCTGGTGTCCAGTGATGTCgctttgttgtctgtctgtagtcactTTTAGCATACATTTTCAACAAGTTCAACTTCCTTCCACCCTCTCCCCCTTGTCAGTGTAGCTTTATGTAACCTAAGACTTTTCATGGAAATACAATTTTGTTGACATTCTTTCCTTTTGTTTTCTCctgctctcctctgtcttcctctccccctttACACTCACTCCTGTGTTTTCCTTTGTTTCTGTCCCTCTTCCACAGGTGTATCCAGCATCATGGCCACATCTCAGTGATATCCAGACACATTGGCACAAACACCCCGACTGCACCAAAATTCAACCAGACAGAAGTACATATACCACAAACCAGCGTTTCACAATAAATGTTAATTATCCATTCATACGCAGGCCCAAAGTGTGCTGATCTTTTCACTGACTACATTGAACTACCCTGTGATGTAAACCTTTTTAAGTCCATTCCAGGATGGGATTTTTAAAAGTTTTAACCTGTGATAAGATATGGGTGTGCCTAAGGAGAGTGCTATTTAATCTTTGACTTGGCATGTCAGTAAATTAACACTGTCTGTATCCTTTTCACGCCTGTTCTGAGTGTGGTGACAAATCATCTACATTTTTGCATGCGAGGCCGAATGATCATTTGTCACAACTTCACACAAAACATTCCTTAGTCTAATTTATGAAAAaagttacactgaacaaaaatataaatgcaacaatttcaaagattttactgagttacagttcaaataaaGACATCCGTTAATTGAAATCAATTCAATAGGCCCTCATCTCAAGGTTtcacgactgggaatacagatgtgtTGGTCAAAGATACTTAAAACAAAAAGTagaggtgtggatcagaacctgTCCGTATCTGGTGGGACCACCATTtccctcatgcagcgcaacatctCCTTCgcgtagagttgatcaggctgttgattgtggaatgttggcccattcctcttcaGTGGTTGTGATGccggttgaacgtactgccaaattctttaacaGGATGTtgggaggtggcttatggtagaaaaactaattcaattctctggcaacacctCTGGTGGacttcctgcagtcagcatgcaaattgcacgcaccctcaacttgagacatctgtggcattgtgttgtgacaactgcacattttggagTGGTCTTTtaatgtccccagcacaaggtgcgcctgtgtaatgatcatgctgtttaatcagcttcttgatatgccacaactgtctGGTGGATCAATTATCTTGTTAAATAGGAAATATTCACTAAccggatgtaaacacatttgtgctcaAACTTTTGgagaaataagcattttgtgCATGTgaaaaatttctgggatcttttatttcagctcatgaaacatgggtacaacactttacatgttgcgttttataatTTTGTTTACTGTATATGACTTGGGTATCATGCAATGACTTAATCATTAtctcatggggcggcagggtagcctagtggttagagcgttggactagtaaccgaaaggttgcaagttcgaatccccgagctgacaaggtacaaggtcgttctgcccctgaacaggcagttaacccactgttcctaggccgtcattgaaaataagaatttgttcttaaatgacctgcctagtaaaataaaggtaaattaaAAATCATGGGACTGCGAAGTGCGCACGTAAGCGACTCAACTTTCGGGAAGCTGCACAGGTGAGCTAATGTGCAGTATTAAGGGTCTGGCCATTTGACAAGGTAAATTTGTTCATGGATAGAAAAGTTGTTAACGGTAACTCCTGGAAAAATGGATAAAGCAATTGCTTTCAAAAAGTTGCACACCGTTTTAACTCTACAACAAACAGGCTATTAGTTTTGTAAGGACGTACAGAAATAATTGCGACAATGACTCCGGTCTCGAATAGGTTCAGCGGAGGCAACAACGGAAGATCTCAGTATGACATTGTTATAACAGTTAAAGTTGAAAAAATATACTAATTCATTAATGAAAATACTCTATTTAAATGGAAACCTCTCTTACATAAGTGTATGAATCAAACCATTGGACATACTGTGTTATGTATAATCACAAAACACTTGAGTGATATATTTTTGCAttctattttatttcaccttttatttaaccaggtaggcaagttgagagcaagttctcatttacaattgcgacctggccaagattaagtaaagcagttcgacacacaacacagttacacatggagtaaaacaaacagttAATAATACAGAAAAATAAGtccatatacaatgtgagcaaatgaggtgagataagggaggtaaaggcaaaaaaaaggctatggtggcgaagtaaatacaatatagcaagaaaaacactggaatggtagatttgcaatggaagaatgtgtaaagtagagagaaataatggggtgcaaaataaatacagtaggggatgaggtagttgtttgggttaaattacagatgggctatgtacaggtgcagtaatctgagctgctctgacagctggtgcttaaagctagtgagggagataagtgtttccactttgagatttttgtagttcgtaccagtcattggcagcagagaactggaaggagaggtgggccaatgaagaattggttttgggggtgaccagtgagatatacctgctggagcgcgtgctacaggtgggtgctgctatggtgacagaGAGCTGAGAtgaggggggactttacctagcagggtcttgtagatgacctggagccagtgggtttggcgacgagtatgatgcgagggccagccaacgagagcatacaggtcgcagtggtgggtagtatacggggctttgttgacaaaacggatggcactgtgataaactgcatcaaatttattgagtaggctattggaggctattttgtaaatgacatcgccgaagtcaaggatcggtaggatggtcagttttacaagggtatgtttggcagcatgagtgaaggatgatttgttgcgaaataggaagccaattctagatttaacattggattggagatgtttgatgtgagtctagaaggatagtttacagtctaaccagacacctaggtatttgtagttgacaACGGGTAGACGGATGTCTCACCTGGACAGTTATGCAATGCATGACAAATGCAGGTTTTGAGGGGTGTCATATACTGTACTAATCTTCAAGGTCTTATAGACGTGCTAAGAATCATGCATGTACTGTCAATAGCCATAACAATACACCCACAGATGCATATAAACTCAGAAAAAagtaaacatcctctcactgtcaactgcgtttattttcagcaaacttaacgtgtaaatatttgtatgaacataagattcaacaagtgagacataaactgaacaagttccacagacatgtgactaacagaaattgaataatgtgtccctgaacaagacGGGGTCAAAattaaaagtaacagtcagtatctggtgtggccaccagctgcattaagtactctagtgcatctcctcctcatggactgcaccatatttACCAGTTCTTGtccatttctggggggaatggccctagccctcaccctccgattcaACAGGTTCCAGACTTGCTCTgagggattgagatccg containing:
- the LOC115136936 gene encoding eukaryotic translation initiation factor 3 subunit K-like isoform X2, translating into MAASFEQMRANVGKLLRGIDRYNPENLATLERYVETQVKENAYDLEANLAILKLYQFNPAYFQVTVTSQILLKALTNLPHTDFTLCKCMIDQTHQQEERPIRQILYLGNLLETCHFQSFWSSLEENREFIDGITGFEDSVRKFICHVVGITYQNIEHRLLAEMLGDPLVDFLIPIQTHRLRCG
- the LOC115136936 gene encoding eukaryotic translation initiation factor 3 subunit K-like isoform X1 produces the protein MAASFEQMRANVGKLLRGIDRYNPENLATLERYVETQVKENAYDLEANLAILKLYQFNPAYFQVTVTSQILLKALTNLPHTDFTLCKCMIDQTHQQEERPIRQILYLGNLLETCHFQSFWSSLEENREFIDGITGFEDSVRKFICHVVGITYQNIEHRLLAEMLGDPLDTQVKVWMSKYGWTENEEGQIFVFNQEESVKPKNIVEKIDFESVSSIMATSQ